One genomic window of Nicotiana sylvestris chromosome 10, ASM39365v2, whole genome shotgun sequence includes the following:
- the LOC104211029 gene encoding thioredoxin H4-like, whose protein sequence is MGANYSTTIPTTWPEANYMPTTIPQFKSSQVIAFHSSTKWKLHFDSLKDTNKLVVIDFTATWCGPCKNMEPVMNDLAAKYTDVEFVKIDVDELDKVAEEYGVQTMPTFVLIKKGEVVDKVVGADKDGLKKKIEKHRCVLI, encoded by the exons ATGGGTGCTAACTACTCAACAACTATTCCAACAACTTGGCCTGAAGCTAACTATATGCCAACCACAATACCACAATTCAAGAGCTCTCAAGTCATTGCTTTCCATTCTTCAACAAAATGGAAGCTCCATTTTGATTCTTTGAAAGATACAAACAAACTG GTTGTTATTGACTTTACAGCTACATGGTGTGGTCCTTGCAAAAACATGGAACCAGTTATGAATGACTTAGCTGCTAAATATACGGATGTTGAGTTTGTCAAGATTGATGTTGATGAATTGGAT AAAGTAGCTGAGGAATATGGGGTTCAAACAATGCCAACATTTGTACTGATAAAGAAGGGGGAGGTTGTTGACAAAGTTGTGGGAGCAGATAAAGATGGACTAAAGAAGAAAATTGAGAAACACAGATGTGTCTTGATCTAA
- the LOC104211030 gene encoding thioredoxin H4-like, translated as MGANYSTTIPTTWPEANYMSTTIPQVKRSQVIAFHSSTKWKLHFDSLKDTNKLVVIDFTATWCGPCKNMEPVMNDLAAKYTDVEFVKIDVDELDKVAEEYGVQTMPTFVLIKKGEVVDKVVGADKDGLKKKIEKHRAIFI; from the exons ATGGGTGCTAATTACTCAACAACTATTCCAACAACTTGGCCTGAAGCTAACTATATGTCAACCACAATACCACAAGTCAAGAGGTCCCAAGTCATTGCTTTCCACTCTTCAACAAAATGGAAGCTCCATTTTGATTCTTTGAAAGATACAAACAAACTG GTTGTTATTGACTTTACAGCTACATGGTGTGGTCCTTGCAAAAACATGGAACCAGTTATGAATGACTTAGCTGCTAAATATACAGATGTTGAGTTTGTCAAGATTGATGTTGATGAATTGGAT AAAGTAGCTGAGGAATATGGGGTTCAAACAATGCCAACATTTGTACTGATAAAGAAGGGGGAGGTTGTTGACAAAGTTGTGGGAGCAGATAAAGATGGACTAAAGAAGAAAATTGAGAAACACAGAGCTATTTTTATCTAA